A window of the Natronomonas salina genome harbors these coding sequences:
- a CDS encoding DUF7269 family protein, giving the protein MTRVGRAAVALVGLATVGFATALVLAPDRVDAALPVAALAAATPLSEGGLRAAAFGLVGVACLLWVAWTAAPDRVQPLPEGPFSEPDSDFRALREDPPEHARAAARVGDRFDHRLARTADGATLGLEDADEVRDDIRALAVDVVARESNCPADVARERVDAGEWTDDPVAAAYVADREASLPFYRRLLAWLRPWRTTVRRVEAAVDAVEGRRSGGGER; this is encoded by the coding sequence GTGACGCGCGTCGGCCGCGCCGCGGTCGCGCTCGTCGGCCTCGCGACCGTCGGGTTCGCCACCGCGCTCGTACTCGCGCCGGACCGTGTCGACGCCGCACTCCCCGTCGCTGCGCTCGCGGCGGCGACCCCGCTCTCGGAGGGCGGCCTCCGCGCCGCCGCGTTCGGCCTCGTCGGCGTCGCCTGCCTCCTGTGGGTGGCGTGGACCGCCGCCCCGGACCGGGTGCAACCGCTCCCGGAGGGGCCGTTTTCGGAGCCCGATTCGGACTTCCGGGCGCTCCGCGAGGACCCCCCGGAGCACGCGAGGGCCGCGGCTCGCGTCGGCGACCGCTTCGACCACCGGCTCGCCCGGACGGCCGACGGCGCGACGCTGGGCCTCGAGGACGCCGACGAGGTGCGCGACGACATCCGCGCGCTCGCCGTCGACGTCGTCGCCCGCGAGTCGAACTGCCCGGCGGACGTCGCCCGGGAACGGGTCGACGCCGGCGAGTGGACCGACGACCCCGTCGCCGCCGCCTACGTCGCCGATCGGGAGGCGAGCCTGCCGTTCTACCGCCGCCTGCTCGCCTGGCTCCGGCCGTGGCGGACGACCGTCCGGCGCGTCGAGGCCGCCGTAGATGCCGTCGAGGGCCGCCGCTCCGGCGGTGGTGAGCGCTGA
- a CDS encoding DUF58 domain-containing protein, translating into MEYRDDDRFDAAVFAAVALVVCGAVLGEPTLFVAAAVPVVYIAVGALTRPPSADALAVERSFDPETPAPGQRTEVTLTVRNEGERTLPDVRVVDRLPSHVPVVEGSPRGCLSVRPGERDSISYTVVASQGDYEFEPPLVRLRPLPGVGEATGRPAVEGETALRCSRGIGEVPQVQGALRKVGTQPTDRAGPGLEFHSVREYRQGDDVSRVDWRRLAKTGDLSTVNYRETHASKTVVVADGRAPGRVARDDGHPTGAELSAYAADRAVDGLLSAGNRVGLVALGVPATAVDAALPSDRADRPWVPVGDDAATRTRVDAVLDAVVAASQASGGASRETAADGGNSGDVTLRERLPANADVVLATPVLDDAPVDLVDELSAAGHHVVALCPDVTGPATPGSRVAGLERDLRVERLREAGATVVDWDTERPLALALEGST; encoded by the coding sequence ATGGAGTACCGCGACGACGACCGGTTCGACGCGGCGGTGTTCGCGGCGGTCGCCCTGGTCGTCTGCGGCGCCGTCCTCGGCGAGCCGACGCTGTTCGTCGCCGCGGCGGTGCCGGTCGTCTACATCGCCGTCGGCGCGCTCACCCGGCCGCCGTCGGCCGACGCGCTGGCGGTCGAGCGGTCGTTCGACCCGGAGACGCCGGCGCCGGGCCAGCGGACCGAGGTCACCCTGACGGTCCGCAACGAGGGCGAGCGCACCCTCCCCGACGTCCGCGTCGTCGACCGGCTGCCGTCGCACGTCCCCGTCGTCGAGGGGTCGCCGCGCGGCTGCCTGTCGGTGCGCCCCGGCGAACGCGACTCGATCAGCTACACCGTCGTCGCCAGCCAGGGCGACTACGAGTTCGAGCCGCCGCTGGTCCGGCTCCGGCCGCTGCCGGGGGTCGGCGAGGCCACGGGTCGCCCCGCCGTCGAGGGCGAGACCGCGCTGCGCTGCAGTCGAGGCATCGGCGAGGTGCCGCAGGTGCAGGGCGCCCTCCGGAAGGTCGGAACCCAGCCGACCGACCGTGCGGGCCCCGGCCTGGAGTTCCACTCCGTCCGCGAGTACCGCCAGGGCGACGACGTCAGCCGCGTCGACTGGCGCCGCCTCGCGAAGACCGGCGACCTCTCGACGGTCAACTACCGGGAGACCCACGCCTCGAAGACGGTCGTCGTCGCCGACGGCCGCGCGCCGGGGCGGGTCGCCCGCGACGATGGCCACCCGACGGGCGCGGAGCTGTCGGCCTACGCCGCCGACCGGGCCGTCGACGGCCTCCTCTCGGCCGGCAATCGGGTGGGACTCGTCGCCCTCGGCGTCCCCGCGACCGCCGTCGACGCCGCGCTCCCGAGCGACCGGGCCGACCGACCCTGGGTCCCCGTCGGCGACGACGCGGCGACCCGGACCCGCGTCGACGCGGTGCTGGACGCCGTCGTCGCCGCGAGCCAGGCCAGCGGCGGCGCTTCTCGGGAGACGGCCGCCGACGGCGGCAACTCGGGGGACGTGACCCTCCGCGAGCGCCTCCCCGCGAACGCCGACGTCGTCCTCGCGACGCCCGTCCTCGACGACGCGCCGGTCGACCTCGTCGACGAACTGTCGGCGGCCGGCCATCACGTCGTCGCGCTCTGCCCGGACGTCACCGGCCCGGCGACCCCGGGCTCGCGGGTCGCCGGGCTCGAACGCGACCTCCGGGTCGAGCGGCTCCGCGAGGCCGGCGCGACCGTCGTCGACTGGGACACCGAGCGCCCATTGGCGCTCGCCCTGGAGGGGTCGACGTGA
- a CDS encoding DUF7519 family protein — protein sequence MSVDDRRLPETNWRPTRTATAASALLAVGGTLLLASLADAALPAVLGLVAGGCLAGAVWTTAVAERRVATLATGALATVGGLGLLAAAVAAALGQLGWSPSPPLPPLSFAPFAFALAGAVTGFGALGAVWGVAPGDDAGTAAGRLFVAALLPMAVLVLDRWDPPTETVREWAVVVADLVLSRTPAAVEAGMSVPRTGGFLLLGAIAAIAVRTSLGSLPLAELADETSRDDVASAVGRSRSVLASLAGVCAALSVVPVALGPEAYEGLPPGIHGALLAVTTSTGLRWLLVVVTLGGVCAAAVPRLVRAAASERFRPDRVPVASLGAGAVLVTVVFAAHGRLASVALDRAGEGAGRALLGPLLESVGSFALVLGVVTFGLLLATLVLLGVRTLGGLRLLDETAGVQLASAGVLCAAVAAAVADLHVALVVGGVAASLLAWDLGEFAATLGGEIGRAGTTRRGEFVHAASGGLLAAVAGLVALGVDRAVAGVPAVPTPLAVVVVASAVVGTVLLFVVSR from the coding sequence GTGAGCGTCGACGACCGGCGGCTGCCGGAGACCAACTGGCGGCCGACGCGGACCGCCACCGCGGCGAGCGCCCTGCTCGCGGTGGGCGGAACGCTCTTGCTCGCCTCGCTCGCCGACGCGGCCCTGCCGGCGGTGCTTGGGCTCGTCGCCGGCGGCTGTCTGGCCGGCGCCGTCTGGACCACCGCGGTCGCCGAACGCCGCGTCGCGACGCTGGCGACCGGCGCCCTCGCGACCGTCGGCGGGCTCGGCCTGCTCGCGGCCGCCGTCGCGGCGGCCCTCGGGCAGCTCGGGTGGTCGCCGTCGCCGCCGCTCCCGCCGCTGTCGTTCGCCCCCTTCGCGTTCGCCCTCGCGGGCGCCGTCACCGGGTTCGGCGCGCTCGGGGCGGTCTGGGGCGTCGCGCCCGGCGACGACGCCGGCACCGCCGCCGGCCGGCTGTTCGTCGCCGCGCTCCTCCCGATGGCCGTCCTGGTGCTCGACCGCTGGGACCCGCCGACGGAGACGGTCCGCGAGTGGGCCGTCGTCGTCGCGGACCTCGTCCTCTCCCGCACCCCCGCGGCCGTCGAGGCCGGGATGTCGGTACCGCGGACCGGCGGCTTCCTCCTACTGGGCGCAATCGCCGCAATCGCGGTCAGGACCTCGCTCGGGAGCCTCCCGCTGGCCGAACTCGCCGACGAGACCAGCCGGGACGACGTCGCGAGCGCGGTCGGCCGCTCGCGCTCGGTGCTCGCGTCGCTGGCCGGGGTCTGCGCCGCCCTCAGCGTCGTCCCGGTCGCGCTCGGGCCGGAGGCCTACGAGGGCCTGCCGCCGGGGATACACGGCGCGCTGCTCGCAGTCACCACGTCGACGGGACTCAGGTGGCTCCTCGTCGTCGTCACCCTCGGCGGCGTCTGTGCGGCCGCGGTCCCGCGGCTCGTCCGGGCCGCCGCCTCGGAGCGGTTCCGCCCGGACCGAGTCCCGGTCGCCTCCCTGGGCGCGGGGGCGGTCCTGGTCACCGTCGTCTTCGCGGCGCACGGCCGACTGGCGTCGGTCGCGCTCGACCGGGCGGGCGAGGGCGCCGGCCGGGCCCTCCTGGGGCCGCTCCTCGAGTCGGTCGGGTCCTTCGCGCTCGTCCTCGGCGTCGTCACGTTCGGGTTGCTGCTCGCGACGCTGGTGTTGCTCGGCGTCCGGACGCTGGGCGGGCTCAGACTGCTCGACGAGACGGCCGGCGTCCAGCTCGCCAGCGCTGGCGTGCTCTGCGCCGCCGTCGCCGCGGCCGTCGCGGACCTCCACGTCGCGCTCGTCGTGGGAGGCGTCGCCGCGAGCCTGCTGGCGTGGGACCTCGGGGAGTTCGCGGCGACGCTCGGCGGGGAGATCGGGCGGGCCGGGACCACCCGACGCGGCGAGTTCGTCCACGCGGCGAGCGGCGGACTCCTGGCCGCCGTCGCGGGGCTGGTGGCCCTCGGCGTCGATAGGGCCGTCGCGGGGGTCCCCGCGGTGCCGACGCCCCTCGCGGTCGTGGTCGTGGCGTCGGCCGTCGTCGGGACGGTCCTGCTGTTCGTGGTCAGTCGCTGA
- a CDS encoding AAA family ATPase, whose amino-acid sequence MNVSEASAVCADVVDAVEESVVADRRVLETVLTGVLSRGHVLLEDVPGTGKTLTAQSFATALGLSFNRIQFTPDLLPGDITGSHVYREEAGEFEFAEGPVFANVVLADEINRAPPKTQAALLEAMSEGQVSADGTTYDLPEPFFVIATQNPVEQEGTFALPEAQRDRFILKTELGYPDFEGARTILDRRADRTARTPEPRTVVEGDDVPALQAVPETVRVDDQIRDYVVELGHATREDDRVDVGVSPRGVQRLFEASRARAVVAGRDYVVPDDVKAVVRQAFTHRLVLTSEATVRDVSREAVVAAVLDRVEVPAVATAGN is encoded by the coding sequence ATGAACGTATCAGAGGCGTCGGCGGTCTGCGCCGACGTCGTCGACGCGGTCGAGGAGTCGGTCGTCGCCGACCGGCGCGTCCTCGAGACCGTGCTCACCGGCGTCCTCTCGCGGGGCCACGTCCTCCTGGAGGACGTCCCCGGGACGGGGAAGACGCTGACCGCACAGAGCTTCGCGACCGCGCTGGGGCTGTCCTTCAACCGCATCCAGTTCACGCCGGACCTGCTGCCCGGCGACATCACCGGCTCGCACGTCTACCGCGAGGAGGCCGGCGAGTTCGAGTTCGCCGAGGGGCCGGTGTTCGCGAACGTGGTGCTGGCCGACGAGATCAACCGGGCGCCGCCGAAGACCCAGGCCGCGCTGCTCGAGGCGATGTCGGAGGGGCAGGTCTCCGCCGACGGGACGACCTACGACCTGCCGGAGCCGTTCTTCGTCATCGCGACGCAGAACCCCGTCGAGCAGGAGGGGACCTTCGCGCTGCCGGAGGCCCAGCGCGACCGCTTCATCCTGAAGACCGAACTCGGCTACCCGGACTTCGAGGGCGCACGGACCATCCTCGACCGCCGGGCCGACCGGACCGCGCGGACGCCGGAGCCCCGGACCGTCGTCGAGGGCGACGACGTGCCCGCCCTCCAGGCGGTCCCGGAGACCGTCCGCGTCGACGACCAGATCCGCGACTACGTCGTCGAGCTCGGCCACGCCACCCGCGAGGACGACCGCGTCGACGTCGGCGTCTCGCCGCGCGGCGTCCAGCGGCTGTTCGAGGCGTCCCGGGCCCGCGCCGTCGTCGCGGGCCGCGACTACGTCGTCCCCGACGACGTGAAGGCGGTCGTCCGCCAGGCGTTCACCCACCGGCTCGTGCTCACCTCGGAGGCGACCGTCCGGGACGTCTCCCGCGAAGCGGTTGTCGCGGCCGTCCTCGACCGCGTCGAGGTGCCGGCGGTCGCGACCGCCGGGAACTGA
- a CDS encoding branched-chain amino acid ABC transporter permease, with amino-acid sequence MSLSIRRRLLTDEDPKTLLAVATLVLLLMPLVFRLLFAGHLSGYHLSLLNETLIFAIFATAFNLLYGYTGLLSFGHAMFIAVAGYGAAKVFTVIGPNLDFLGGVAPLGTWALALVIGVVVAGVFAVFIGYLAVRLEEIYFALITLSFSMAIYSLANQDVPGQIMGALGIGDGNFTNQSDGLTFIPGEVSLLGFEFPLVDLTNPVAYYLLTVFVFVASIYALWRIVQSPFGMVCKAIRENPERARAVGVDVSYHRWMTFILSGLFSGLAGAMLVVLQGNVNPQTHAYWTASAAPVIMTVIGGPLSFIGPVAGAFSYEYLRWGISRFPPAGGVLGVLLRGPHPDRGAVLRQRRRGRHRSGSGATPRGRRGRSLRSPSVPSVRSAA; translated from the coding sequence ATGAGCCTGAGCATCCGCAGACGGCTGTTGACCGACGAGGACCCGAAGACGCTGCTGGCAGTGGCGACGCTGGTCCTGTTGCTGATGCCGCTGGTGTTCCGGTTGCTCTTCGCGGGGCACCTCTCTGGGTACCACCTATCGCTGCTCAACGAGACACTGATCTTCGCCATCTTCGCGACCGCGTTCAACCTGCTGTACGGGTACACCGGGTTGCTGTCGTTCGGTCACGCCATGTTCATCGCCGTCGCCGGCTACGGGGCCGCGAAGGTGTTCACCGTGATCGGACCGAACCTCGACTTCCTCGGCGGCGTCGCGCCGCTCGGAACGTGGGCGCTCGCCCTCGTGATCGGGGTCGTCGTCGCCGGCGTCTTCGCCGTGTTCATCGGCTACCTCGCCGTCCGACTCGAGGAGATCTACTTCGCGCTCATCACGCTGTCGTTCAGCATGGCGATCTACTCGCTCGCGAACCAGGACGTCCCCGGGCAGATCATGGGAGCGCTGGGAATCGGCGACGGGAACTTCACGAACCAGTCCGACGGGCTGACGTTCATCCCCGGCGAGGTGTCGCTTCTGGGCTTCGAGTTCCCGCTCGTGGACCTCACGAACCCGGTGGCGTACTACCTCCTGACGGTGTTCGTGTTCGTCGCCAGCATCTACGCGCTCTGGCGGATCGTCCAGTCCCCGTTCGGGATGGTCTGTAAGGCGATCCGGGAGAACCCCGAGCGCGCCCGCGCCGTCGGCGTCGACGTCTCCTACCACCGCTGGATGACGTTCATCCTCTCGGGGCTGTTCTCGGGGCTGGCGGGGGCGATGCTCGTCGTCCTCCAGGGGAACGTCAACCCCCAGACCCACGCCTACTGGACGGCCTCGGCGGCGCCGGTCATCATGACCGTCATCGGCGGACCGCTGTCGTTCATCGGTCCGGTCGCCGGCGCGTTCAGCTACGAGTACCTCCGCTGGGGAATCAGCCGGTTCCCCCCTGCTGGAGGAGTACTGGGAGTTCTCCTTCGGGGTCCTCATCCTGATCGTGGTGCTGTTCTTCGACAACGGCGTCGCGGGCGGCATCGATCGGGCTCGGGAGCGACTCCTCGAGGACGACGAGGACGCTCCCTGAGATCCCCATCCGTTCCATCCGTTCGGTCTGCGGCGTAA
- a CDS encoding ABC transporter substrate-binding protein: MLDKDTDGSGTGTSGRTPRVRRRRFLTAAGAGATAAFAGCIGGNDDEGPITIGGVYLLSGLAEQLGASSRAAAEVAINEINDDGGILDRDVESFFRDHGDDPQSQIRSLVQEENADVMMGLTSSGEALNSGPVIEQLGVPFTLTDIGTPFLTEPDVDTYGDYYADEGTAAVVPNLFRTNPNTSTNTYAIAKWIDDNYGSARIANLGPDYAYGQQCWDYFQAYSDGLGAGHEYVGSAFPELGASDMTPQINQVMNADPDLLFTSFWGADVVTFVQQANEQGLFDQVDDVFDTIGADPNGFAALGDNMPEGLHYSGWYWPSAFDNEENTAFLEAYADEYEGSDVIPYPSFTGGSSYSAVYIYKEAMEAAGSTDPDDVVSEMEGMEHTGPHGTFTLDEDSHQATTETVIGETSMDADVPYDGVGLTNTETYSIDRSTAEDLLSGTDLPPGV; encoded by the coding sequence ATGTTAGACAAGGACACGGATGGTTCGGGAACGGGAACGAGTGGACGAACACCGAGGGTCCGCAGGCGGCGCTTCCTGACCGCCGCCGGCGCGGGTGCGACCGCGGCGTTCGCCGGGTGCATCGGCGGCAACGACGACGAGGGGCCGATCACGATCGGCGGCGTCTACCTGCTGTCGGGACTGGCAGAGCAGCTGGGGGCGTCCTCCCGTGCGGCCGCGGAGGTCGCTATCAACGAGATCAACGACGACGGCGGCATCCTCGACCGCGACGTGGAGAGCTTCTTCCGCGACCACGGCGACGACCCGCAGTCGCAGATCCGGAGCCTGGTCCAGGAGGAGAACGCCGACGTCATGATGGGGCTGACCTCCTCAGGCGAGGCGCTGAACTCCGGGCCGGTCATCGAGCAACTGGGCGTGCCGTTCACGCTCACCGACATCGGGACGCCGTTCCTCACGGAGCCGGACGTCGACACCTACGGCGACTACTACGCCGACGAGGGGACGGCCGCGGTCGTGCCGAACCTCTTCCGGACGAACCCGAACACGTCCACCAACACCTACGCCATCGCGAAGTGGATCGACGACAACTACGGCTCCGCCCGCATCGCCAACCTGGGGCCGGACTACGCCTACGGCCAGCAGTGCTGGGATTACTTCCAGGCGTACTCCGACGGACTCGGCGCCGGTCACGAGTACGTCGGGTCGGCGTTCCCGGAGCTGGGCGCCAGCGACATGACGCCGCAGATCAACCAGGTGATGAACGCCGACCCCGACCTCCTGTTCACGAGCTTCTGGGGCGCCGACGTCGTCACCTTCGTCCAGCAGGCCAACGAGCAGGGGCTGTTCGACCAGGTCGACGACGTCTTCGACACCATCGGCGCCGACCCCAACGGGTTCGCGGCCCTCGGCGACAACATGCCCGAGGGGCTGCACTACTCCGGGTGGTACTGGCCCTCGGCGTTCGACAACGAGGAGAACACGGCGTTCCTCGAGGCCTACGCCGACGAGTACGAGGGCTCCGACGTCATCCCGTACCCGTCCTTCACCGGCGGCAGTTCGTACTCCGCCGTGTACATCTACAAGGAGGCGATGGAGGCGGCGGGCAGCACCGACCCCGACGACGTCGTCTCCGAGATGGAGGGCATGGAGCACACCGGCCCGCACGGGACCTTCACGCTCGACGAGGACAGCCACCAGGCGACCACGGAGACAGTCATCGGCGAGACGTCGATGGACGCGGACGTCCCGTACGACGGCGTCGGGCTGACCAACACGGAGACGTACTCGATCGACCGGAGCACGGCCGAGGACCTGCTCTCCGGCACCGACCTGCCCCCGGGCGTCTGA
- a CDS encoding branched-chain amino acid ABC transporter permease — protein MSTHSLVFEQIITGISIGSRLFLVAVGLSLIFGVLDVLNFTHGVLYMLGAYVAIVAVESTVGSFLLGIVAAIFVVAIVGGVLEAVFIRRLYGREEEVLDQLLLTFAFVLIITDAVRAIFGSQARLISAPDALTGSIPLGAGLSIPTYRAFVILMALLVLGAILAVLRYTNVGRIVRATSSDREMARLLGINVPKLYTGVFVVGAALAGLGGALAAPLQSVSPSLGNSVIVEAFVVVVIGGLGSFFGAFVGAMIIGLLIALGSGVAGAGDLFPFLAMIVVLVWRPTGLFGGAEA, from the coding sequence ATGTCGACACACTCTCTGGTCTTCGAGCAGATCATCACCGGGATCAGCATCGGGAGCCGGCTGTTCCTGGTCGCGGTCGGCCTCAGCCTGATCTTCGGGGTGCTCGACGTCCTCAACTTCACCCACGGCGTCCTCTACATGCTCGGCGCCTACGTGGCCATCGTGGCCGTCGAGAGCACCGTCGGGAGCTTCCTGCTCGGGATCGTCGCCGCGATCTTCGTCGTCGCCATCGTCGGCGGCGTCCTCGAGGCCGTCTTCATCCGGCGGCTCTACGGCCGCGAGGAGGAGGTCCTCGACCAGCTGCTGTTGACCTTCGCGTTCGTGCTGATCATCACGGACGCCGTCCGGGCCATCTTCGGCTCGCAGGCCCGGCTGATCAGCGCGCCGGACGCCCTGACCGGGTCCATCCCGCTGGGAGCGGGCCTCTCCATCCCGACCTACCGCGCGTTCGTCATCCTGATGGCGCTGCTCGTGCTGGGCGCCATCCTCGCGGTGCTCCGGTACACGAACGTCGGGCGCATCGTCCGGGCGACCTCCAGCGACCGCGAGATGGCCCGGCTGCTCGGCATCAACGTCCCGAAGCTGTACACGGGCGTGTTCGTGGTCGGGGCGGCGCTGGCGGGTCTCGGCGGGGCGCTCGCGGCGCCGCTGCAGTCCGTCTCGCCCTCTCTCGGCAACTCGGTGATCGTCGAGGCGTTCGTCGTCGTCGTCATCGGCGGCCTCGGCTCCTTCTTCGGCGCGTTCGTCGGCGCGATGATCATCGGGTTGCTGATCGCGCTCGGCAGCGGCGTGGCGGGCGCCGGCGACCTGTTCCCGTTCCTGGCGATGATCGTCGTACTCGTCTGGCGGCCGACCGGCCTGTTCGGGGGTGCCGAGGCATGA
- a CDS encoding ABC transporter ATP-binding protein, protein MTDVLETEGLTKKFGRLVAVDDVSVTIDSDDITSIIGPNGAGKTSFYNLLAGQYEPTEGTVRIRPRDGDELVDVTGKPPHEINRLGLSRAFQINNVFEGLSVVDNVRIARISREGRTLDIRSLARDDTELTERAHEILELTNLEEVAHEQCENLSHGDVRKVEIAVALGTDPSVVLLDEPTAGMNPTETERMVELVRSLDETTDTTFVLTEHDMDVVLGISDRILVLDNGELIAQGTPDEVMADERVRKAYLGIDDSDGAAANDGAETGRGEEA, encoded by the coding sequence ATGACGGACGTCCTGGAGACGGAGGGCCTCACCAAGAAGTTCGGTCGACTCGTCGCCGTCGACGACGTGAGCGTCACGATCGACTCCGACGACATCACGAGCATCATCGGCCCGAACGGCGCCGGCAAGACCAGCTTCTACAACCTGTTGGCCGGCCAGTACGAGCCGACGGAGGGGACGGTCCGGATCCGCCCGCGGGACGGCGACGAACTCGTGGACGTGACCGGGAAACCGCCCCACGAGATCAACCGGCTGGGGCTCTCCCGGGCGTTCCAGATCAACAACGTCTTCGAGGGACTCTCGGTCGTAGACAACGTGCGGATCGCCCGCATCAGCCGGGAGGGACGGACGCTCGACATCCGCTCGCTGGCCAGGGACGACACGGAACTGACCGAACGGGCCCACGAGATCCTCGAGTTGACGAACCTCGAGGAGGTCGCCCACGAGCAGTGCGAGAACCTCTCGCACGGCGACGTCCGGAAGGTCGAGATCGCCGTCGCGCTGGGGACCGACCCGTCGGTCGTCCTCCTCGACGAGCCCACCGCGGGGATGAACCCGACCGAGACCGAGCGGATGGTCGAACTCGTCCGGAGCCTCGACGAGACGACCGACACCACCTTCGTCCTGACCGAACACGACATGGACGTCGTCCTCGGCATCTCGGACCGCATCCTCGTCCTCGACAACGGCGAACTCATCGCCCAGGGGACGCCCGACGAGGTGATGGCCGACGAGCGCGTCCGGAAGGCGTACCTGGGAATCGACGACTCGGACGGCGCCGCGGCGAACGACGGGGCGGAGACCGGCCGGGGTGAGGAGGCGTGA
- a CDS encoding ABC transporter ATP-binding protein has protein sequence MSVLELSDVNAYYGNSHVLFDLAMSIQENEVVTLLGRNGAGKTTTLRTITGTVPRREGSIEYRGEDISGASVESISRRGVKLVPEERRVFPTLTVMENIQLAHDLAADPRAVEEMFDIFPVLDDLRKNRGQNLSGGEQQMLSVARALVQNPDLLLLDEPTEGLAPVIVEDLREVLGDVVERDVTVLMTEQNVEFALDLGERAYIIDKGSNVWEGSVDDLQERDDLLDEYLSVGAQEAD, from the coding sequence GTGAGCGTCCTCGAACTCTCGGACGTGAACGCCTACTACGGCAACAGCCACGTCCTGTTCGACCTCGCGATGTCGATTCAGGAGAACGAGGTCGTGACGCTCCTGGGGCGGAACGGCGCCGGGAAGACGACGACGCTCCGGACGATCACCGGGACGGTGCCGCGACGGGAGGGCAGCATCGAGTACCGGGGGGAGGACATCAGCGGGGCGTCCGTCGAGTCGATCAGCAGACGCGGCGTCAAGCTCGTCCCCGAGGAGCGCCGGGTCTTTCCGACGCTGACGGTCATGGAGAACATCCAGCTCGCCCACGACCTCGCCGCCGACCCCCGGGCGGTCGAGGAGATGTTCGACATCTTCCCGGTGCTGGACGACCTGCGGAAGAACCGGGGACAGAACCTCTCCGGCGGCGAACAGCAGATGCTCTCGGTGGCGAGGGCGCTGGTCCAGAACCCCGACCTGCTGTTGCTCGACGAGCCGACCGAGGGGCTCGCGCCGGTCATCGTCGAGGACCTCCGGGAGGTGCTGGGGGACGTCGTCGAGCGGGACGTCACCGTCCTGATGACGGAGCAGAACGTCGAGTTCGCCCTCGACCTCGGCGAGCGGGCCTACATCATCGACAAGGGGTCGAACGTCTGGGAGGGGTCGGTCGACGACCTCCAGGAGCGCGACGACCTGCTGGACGAGTACCTCTCCGTCGGCGCCCAGGAAGCCGACTGA